Below is a genomic region from Sorghum bicolor cultivar BTx623 chromosome 9, Sorghum_bicolor_NCBIv3, whole genome shotgun sequence.
aacgcaagcccttgacaaaggctgatatggcctcgtcatgagaaatcttcgggattttgaggcgcatatccgagaatcgtcggatgtaatcgcgcagaggttcattcttcctgtctcttatcctttcaaggtcatacttgtttccgggctgctcgtatgtggcgatgaagttgtcgatgaaagcctggcgtagctcttcccaagagtcgaaggagtcctcgggcaagccgagaagccactgatgaccagcctggtcgaggactacggggaagtagttagccatgacgtgctcatctcctgccgctgatcggacggcgatttcatagagagtgatccagttctctggattttccttgccgtcgtattttttaagtttttcgagcttgaaattgcggggccacacgacctggcggaggtgtgaggagaactgtcttaggcctggaggaccgtgggtcgcatcgtactcgatgcggcgcaggttttcgtggactgctctctctgcggtgcgcctgttgatgcggtcccgggcatctttgggagggatgttgtggcggagatccctgtgttaatcttcttcttggccgcgtatgccatgaatttgcttgcggcggccatcggcgtcccgaccaccatcgtcgcgccgcgagtcccctcgacggttgtcgggggagcggctgcggtgacgcctgctgggtgagacctggctacgattagtctggtcggaggcggcttccgtataagagacgtcctggactctcttgagtagAGTggttgtctgtcccattgcggcgatcaggtgtgctcggatgctggtccggactccctggcattcgggggtgtcaggaagccgatccaggttggccatggcgacagccacgttggcgcttggcgttttgtagactggctggtccccgaccatgtcaaaggcatcgttgaggttacttggtggcatctgttgttgctcgtccgcacgccgtcgggcgcgatcggcgttacgctgttcgcggagttgcctctggtcatctgtttctccgtcaacagccggttcgtcggcgctgacattgaacacaatatcccctcgccggggggggaatatcgggaatcggtcgaaactcggagggtgtgaaggaaaatccaggtcgtagccctcgtcttcggtgtttataacctcggtggggatggagccggtgcttgagttggtgctggaaacctggccgtcccgtagctctcggattgtcaccatgttgacatggtgacgattgttccttgtcggcgaccaacccgccttgctgaaaacggattggacatgctgtgagtaaacagaggccgagttgttcaggccgcgaggatagtcttcctttttgagctcgacggatcgtcctgagggggttgaggttatcgtcagggacgttcccagccgttcgtgtgtggcgacacgagttggccggcgggatttcgaaaaatccgctcgagcagcttggtcgggccggcgcagaactccatctattagttgggagacttcgagtagcttggagtcagtgcgatcgagcgcttggaggaggtccgagcagtcgatctcctttcccttgtagagtgggaacggtggtcgggcgcttggtgccgtcatgcgtgtggtcggagacggcgtgatcttagattggatctggatctccttcggaaccgtggtcgcgaagccgccgctgcacgtcgtccacgtgatctggccgacggtgaacgtgaggccttcgggcacggtcgcggaagctgggatcgtgaccatcttgttcgccggaaaagttgcacgcacaccccctacctggcgcgccactgtcgacgaaagctagtcggcagtctaccttggggtatacccacggtagtagtttatcggtagatggtgcgcaaactacgaactcgatggtgacgcaagacacggacaagctttttatccaggttcggccgccgagttggcgtaatacctacgtcctgcgtctggttgtattggattgtgttgagagataatctgtcctaggggggtcccttgcccctccttatatagtctggagggcagggttacagatctggaaactaatcctagtcggttacaattgccatggataattcgatatcaattcctattctaaccgaccagaatcctgcttgatctccacatcttgtttccttgcgcggaactccaggttgtcggatcaagctttggactcgtctcgtaatgggccaagcctcctggcccaagtccagccgtaagggtataggggtttatacccccacagagtTTTTACTTATAAAGGGAGAGGCTACCTAGTTGTTCCTTGCCATTTTTTTACTTAGAAAGGAATTTTATTTCTGTGTATGCATAAGTTTTGCACACCCTGATCCTCAATCTTCCCAACGGCAAAGGGCTTCAGAAAAGGGGGGCTAGCAAGCCGGGGATTTGTTCATTGATTGTGTTTTGTTAGCGTGTTTTTCAGCCCGTATTATTTTTTCAGAGCCCATCTAAGCAGGTTGCGACTGTAAATAAACTTGTACCTTCCCTTCCTTAATTGAGAAGCAGAGCTCCTACGTTTGCTTCAAAGAAAAAACTTTGTCTGCTCTAGTAGACTCTGACCATCGATAGAGTTAGAAATATGAACTTCTACTTGTTGGGGGCGACATTACAAATTTTGTTAATTTTTTTAATCTGAATTAAATTACATCAGCCTAGGGCCGCTTTGAGTCTCTCTGCCTCACTCGCCAAGTCCGCGCCAAGTAAAATGCAATTACCACTTATCAGCCGCGCATGCGAGGCGGGATAGATGGCAAAAGACAGAGAGACTTTTGTGGTGCTCTAGTAGttagataaatatttttatttagagAGCCTCTAAACCTTGGTTTTAAAGATTCATTTTACTTTGTACctcggagatgctctaaggtgtGGATGATAAATCAGATTGTGGATGCAAATATGCAGGGATGACGGAATCGAAGAAacataactagaactagaagtagATAGGTGTTTCATTTGCAACTAGTGCCAAAGAAGGATGTTGGGAGCACCTGCAAGAGATGATGGAGGTTTTTGTTGCGAAACATGGAGTTAATTAGATAAAGAAGAACAATCCACTCGATCTCCTCTTCGCTCATTGGATTGGAAACAAGTTGGGCCAAGGGAGACACCGCATCTATAGATCTCAGCTGGGCCTGGGTGCTCGGCCCTTGGGCTAATTAGCTGCTACAATTATATCTCAACAGCTCAGTAGACGATCGATTTGCTCATCTGGACTGATGATGCAGTGGTGATGCCTCCATTGCAAACAAGTCCTTGAGCTGCTTCTCGTCGCCGGCGCCAGCCGTGTTCTGCTTCTGCACCGCCGCCGGCGGCTGCTGCTTCTCCTCATCGTCGTCGTTGCTGGTGGTGGCCAGAGTTTTGGGTGCCTGCTCCTGACTCTGCTTCTGTTGGAGGTGGTCCTTGCTCTTGCCCCAGAGGACGCTGTAGAGGCCTCCGACGAGGAGGCCGCTGCCGAGGAGGCTTCCCAGGCGCACGATCTCGCCGAGGAAGAAGGAGGAGCAGAAGATGGTGAGCAGGAGGCCCAGCGGGTTGGACATGGCCAGGAACACCGGCCCACGCTTCTCGATGCACCACGCCTGAAGGTAGAACGACACGCCCGTCACCACAAGACCCTGCATGCATTACAATTGTCTTCACCATGCATCGTTCATCTCTGCTTGATATATAGTctcttcgtcgtcgtcgtcgtcgttgcgctgataatatatatatatatactgctaCTCACGGAGTAGGCGACGGCGAGGAGGCCGACGTCGAGCTggagcttccaggcggcggggTCACgctcgacggcgacggcgaggaggaAGGACTGGGCGGTGCTGAGCGCGCACTGCACCAGCGTGGACAGCAGCTTGTTGGGGTACTCCTTGAGCAGCGACGCCTGGAGGACGATCCAGAGGGACCACGTCGTGTTGGACAGCAGCATCAGGAACGTGCCCTTGATCCATGTccccttgccgccgccgccatcggcATGAGCTTGAGGATGGTGCTCGGCGAAGGCGCGGTGGTGGTTCACCGGGCTCATCGAGGGACCAGTGTACAGGGCGATGGTCAGGACCCCGGCCAGGCACAGCGCCACGCCCGCCGCCTTCGCCATGCCTGACGGGCTTCTCAGCCGAACCACTTCCAgcctgcatatatatatatatatatatatgaacatAATAATATAATGTTCAGGTTTGCTAATGATGACTtcttttttctgctttatatatGTTGCCACTGGTGATAAGTACAGTTAATTATAGATTGATCTAAGCAAGGTGCGCACACGtttaatataatactactaTACTAATTCTGATTTGAAAGCTAGTAGGTTGATTAGAGACTAATTAAACTGAAGAGTGACAGGTAGTAGACTAGTAGTAACAATATATATAGGGTCTGCTGGGTAACTGAATCAATTTGGTCAATAAGCCTGGCTAGGGGCTTTACCTTAACAGGACTGCCAGAAAGAAGGTGACCACAGGGACAGAGTTGCTTGTTGCCGATGCCACGGTTGCAGAGGTGTACTTGAGGCTTATGTTGTACAGATTCATGCTCAATGTGTTGCTGCAAATTAAATTCATCACAGACACCACGTCGACATGTTATTTCATCAGAAGTTGTATTCACTATATGTTCAGTAGTATAGTAAGTTAGCTGTTAGTACCACTGATGGATCAAGTGTCAGTTACATACCCAAGCAATGCATAGAAGAACAGCTTCAGAAACAACCTGAATGACATGGGTGGTGCATTCCTCCTGCGATCGAATCAATCACACATATATCGATCAGTTATTTCACcgatcatatatatatttgaagcaaaaaatgaaggaagaaaAAAGTAATTTCCAGTTTTAATTATACAGACTGCTACTGCTTAGCCTTAGATAAGTTCAGCTAcctttttcctttcaaaaaaaataagttCAGCTACCTTTCAAGAACAATGGCTAGGGGCAGCAATAGAGCAGTGGCCGCCGCCTGGCGGTAGAAGATGAAGACATAGGTGCTCATGCCATGGTTGAATGCCGCCTTGGAGACAACGTACATGCCGGTGTATATGAGCTGTATGATGATGGCAACCCCATAGGCTTTCTTGCTGGTGGTATCCATGGCCTCTCCTACACTTCTACAGAGAATGAGTGAGATGTGTTTATGTCTATCTAGATAGCTAGCTGCAGCTACCTGGCTACACTTCTACAGAGAATGAGTGAGATGGTTTATGTCATCAGTGGCTGTGATGAAGAAGCAAAGGAGAGGAGGGAGCAGCCTTATATAAAGATGAAGATGCTGCATGATCTGCTCCTCTGGTTGGATGTTCCAAAGTAGCAAGAGTACTGTGTGTGGCTTTTTCCTGCTGGCCTCCTCTGAATCACAATTTTTTTTGTGTTTGGGCAAGAGTCATCTTCCTCTCTCCATCTCCTCCTGTCCTGGGAAAGAGTGATGTGGTCGTTTGCCTTATAGCCCTTTAATTTGGTTATATCTATCTGCATACACTGCAGAAATGAATAAATGACCGGTGAAAGGAACTAGCAGCAAGTGCATGCTGAATTGGTTTCTGTATAGCTCCCTGCTGCATTCTGCTGCCAACATAGTGATATGCATACATGTCATGACCGGTTATTAGCTATAGTGGATTTGTTAGTGCAAAGGGTGATGACTCATTCGCTTTGCGTGCCCATTATTGCACTTTATTTACCTTTTCGAGAAGCCATTCTACTTTCTTCCCGAATCTACTATCTGAAACtgaattttcttttttcttttacaTAGTGGAGGATACAACCGTCTTCAGAGTTCGGACTTCACAGAAGAGGCATCAGTCCAAAACTATTACAAAGTTTAACTAACTCCACACACTAAGTTTAACATATTAATAGCCAACGCAAAAAGTAAAAGGCCATCCGTAGGAGACAAAGAACTCCAAATAATGGACCATATCAACCTTGACTCAATAGATGACAAGAGTGAACTTGGTGATCCTTAAGTTACTAAATGCGCTGTAAGCGTATAATTAACTGAGTCTAGAAGGCAATTAATGTGCCTCCTGAACAGAACCTGCAAAAAAAAATGGTTGACAATGGTTAAACACATAATCATTTCTTGTAAGCCAAATAACCCAGCAAACAACCGCAACACATGTGAATAATAGAGTATTCTGTATTTGTGTCCTCTCAACTTTGACCAACTATATCAAATAAGTGTTCAATATTGGTCGGTGGAGGAACCTGAATATATATTAGCTAGTACTGTTCGCTAATTAGCTCATTGATCATGTTTGAATGAATACATATTTTATATTTCCTGACATGTAGTTTGAATTTGAACCAGCAAAAAAACTATTCAATGGGCCTGGATAAGTCCAGGCCAGTTCTATATTATTTGCTAACTAGTGCCTCACTGATCATGTGAATGGTGACGACATTAGTACCGCATCTGCATAAGATACACCACTGCAACCAATCATATTCAGTTTTATATACTAATATAACAGCAAACGAATCCTACAAGTGCCCCTTTGCTGAGAAGATATTCTTTCTCTAGCTGGTTCatgatatcttttttttttatgtgtGTGTGAGGATAATCCATGATATATTGTTTCTGCCACGCAGGAGATCCAGAActttatttataaatatgtaAATCATGACCAGCAGGCAAACAGTTTCTCTAGGCATTATGCTTGTCTGAATCATGACAATAAAGATTTCCATACAGGAGACCTTTGTTTATATATATCTGCAAACCATGACCAGAACTTTGTTTAGAAATGTACATTATGCTTGAGAATATGTTCCATGAGAAAAGCACGATCTATCTGAGACAACAATATATATAGACTGCAGGGCTAGGCGACAGAGCGCACCAAACAGAACTAATGCATTCTATCTTTTCATTGCTAGGCACGCATTCAGACTATCACCACCCCTGTTGGATTCCATGAGCCACACGCATTCGATCCATCGTTTCAGTCTTTCAGTTCTTCCTTTTATCATCTCCAGCCATGGAGATCTTTATTTGGTCCATGCATATCTTCAGAAATGACATGACTTGTCAATTGGATTCCctgttttttttcatttttttttgttgtgatgGTTTTAATTGACAGCTAGCTAGTAATGCATGAAAACACCCTGCTTTGGATATGTGATATAAGTTTCTAGCTCCAACCAAAATTCTATCTGGCATAAACAAGGAAGAACATGATTTATTTGCATGACGAGTGGGACCCAAGAGCATTACCTAGCAGGGTCAATCTTTAATGTTGGTGTAAACTTTATATTTGAATTGTTCGTCGTTGATTAATTATATATGGGAGTGAAACTATCACACCAATAATCTGCTATCCTGGTCATCTTTTTCAATTCAATCCGGCATTTTAGTGCCAGTTTTCTGTTTGAAGGGGAATGTGGGGGAGTTTGAAGGCTGCAAGCAGCTTCCCTTTTCATTTTCTCTTTACAATTcccttttattttctctccttCTTTTTGAGGGCCCTAAAATTAAAAGCATGCCAACTAAAAGGTGCTTTATATTATTTGCATGATTATTATATTGGGTGGCAACTCTATGTTTAATTTTCAAAAACGACCATATTTTTCTGAAATAAGTGGAAGGACTACATATCATCTCGTCGCATAGGACAACAGTTTCTCACAACTTTTCATGGAGCTTACATACATAGACCTAGATTATCTTCGCTGTTAAATAAAACTGACAGAATGGTATTAACCGATTTATATTCCAGGAATTTCTTTTTATAAacaaacatatataaataaaagatattgacagactaagaacaataaaatTCTTGGACTGTTCTAACAGCCCTCAGAGTACAACAAATTCACTAACCCTAATATATATCTTGGTCCTCCAATTTCCTCTCTTCTATTTGTTAGAAAATTAAATATAGTCTTGAAAATTAAATGTAATTAAGGTTTGAACTTTTCTCTTAAATAGTGTTGCATTGTTAGATTCCTCTACTTGAATGGATATAATCGCATTTTTCTAGGTTTATTTAAAGGAGAAATTGAGCTATCTTTTCATGAAGGTGATATGTCTCTATTAACAGCAAGACGACTCTAGTGTCTCGTTAATTTAGAGATCTATCATCTTAGCTTTTAGTGCTTATAGTGGTAAGGCTGGATAACAAGCCAGCTCGGCTTGGCTCGTTCCGGCTAGTTAAGGTGTGTGTTAACATAGTGGTAAGGTGTGTTAACATGCATGGATGCATTTTGTGTGTGCATATTTATGAGCATCTACAtctacagtttttttttttttgaacttttaTCACTTAAGTCATGCCACGTTGTCACCACATGTGTAGAATTTAAGGTAGCTACTATCATAAAGAAGACATGTGTAATAATCACTAAGAAACTTGTGGATACAATACTTGGTCAATTTAAAGTTAATGCTTTAGTTAAAGTGCCTTTCTAGACTATATTCAAGCGTGGCCCTTTTGACTAATCTTATCTGATGGTGCACCTTTCTATCAAAGATCATAACCATTGTTATAAGTTGTGGTGGCTTGACCAGCCATAAGATGGTGCAGTTTTCTATCAAAGACCATAGTCATTAGTTTAATTTCATCATTATAGAGGTCACCCACGAGTTCAAACTATTTATGGAGGAAAGGTTCCCCACTTTGACATAAATAGCCTACATTAGTTGAAACTAGATCAAACTTTTGAAAAAATCACAATGACTAGTAAAACAACCTAATATGGAAAATGTGCAAGTTGTTTGGCAGCACCCCAGATCAATGAACTCAAAGCGAGTCAGATCCCCGTATGATGGATCTGGAGCCCTACCAAATCGGACTAGCTCCATCTGTCGTATTtttcttcttcatccattgcttgCCTCCTCACTAACACATACGTATCCGCTGACGAGCTTGCTAGCTGCCGCCCCACCTCAAAGTCGCCTCTACGCGAACATCTGCCTCATCCGACGTAGCCACCATTCCACGTGGGCTTGTCATGCATATATTGTTCTTCCTCTTTCAGCTTGCTACTCTAGGACTCCGTCTCCACGCATAGGTAGTGAACTAATGATAAATGAGGATTTAGACGGTAGAGCTTAGATGCAGTGCAATGGGAGGTGAAGCTCATGGTGTTGGAGATTATTGGGTCGAGGAGCCAGAGCTTCGGGTGTTTGGGGAGATAGAGCTCGGGGGTGAGAATGAAGCTTGTGGGGGtacaaacccctatacccttacggctagacttgggccaggaggcttggcccattacgagacgagttcaaggcttgatccgacaacctggagtttcgcgcaaggaaacaagatgtggagatcaagcaggattctagtcggttagaataggaattgatatcgaattatccatggcaattgtaaccgactaggattagtttccagatctgtaaccctgccctccggactatataaggaggggcaagggacccccctaggacacatcataatctctcaacacaatccaatacaacccgacgcaggacgtaggtattacgccaactcggcggccgaacctggataaaaagcttgtccgtgtcctgcgtcaccatcgagttcgtagtttgcgcaccgtctaccgataaactactaccgtgggtataccccaaggtagactgccgaccagctttcgtcgacagtggcgcgccaggtagggggtgtgcgtgcaacttttccggcgaacaagatggtcacgatcccagcttccgcgaccgtgcctgaaggcctcacgttcaccgtcggccaaatcacgtggacgacgcgcagcggcggtttcgcgaccacggttccgaaagagatccagatccaatctgagaccacgtcgtctccgaccacgcgcgTGAcgacaccaagctcccgaccaccgctcccgctctacaagggaagggagatcgactgctcggacctcctccaagcgctcgatcgcgctgactccaagctattcgaagtctcccaactaatagatggagttctgcgccggcccgaccaagccgctCGAGCGGATTCTTCgaaattccgccggccaactcgtgtcaccacacacgaacggctgggaacatccctgacgataacctcaaccccctcaggacgatccgtcgagctcaaaaaggaagactatccttgcggcctgaacaactcggcctctgtttattcacggcatgtccaatccgttttcagcaaagcgggctggtcgccgacaaggaacaatcgccaccatgtcaacatggtgaccatccgagagctacgggacggccaggtttccagcaccaactcaagcaccggctccgtccccaccgaggttgtgaacaccgaagacgaggactatgacctggattttccttcacaccctccgggtttcgaccgattcccgatattcccccccccccggcgaggggatattgtattcaatgtcagcgccgacgaaccagccgttgacggagaaacagacgaccagaggcaactccgtgaacagcgtaacgccgagcgcgcccgacggcgtgcagacgagcaacaacagacgccgccaggcaacctcaacgatgccttcgacatggtcggggaccagccggtctacaaaacgccaagcgccaacgtggctgtcgccatggccaatctggatcggcttcctgacacccccgaatgccagggagtccggaccagtatccgagcacacctgatcgccgcaatgggacagacagccgctctgctcaagagagtccaggacgcctcttatacggaagccgcctccgaccagactcatcgtagccgggcctcacccagcaggcgtcgccgcagccgctcccccgacaaccgtcgaggggactcacggcgcgatgatggtggtcgggacgccgatggccgccgccagcaggaccgcgtacgcggccaagaagaagaagatcaacacagggatctccgccacaacatcccccc
It encodes:
- the LOC8067293 gene encoding WAT1-related protein At5g64700; protein product: MDTTSKKAYGVAIIIQLIYTGMYVVSKAAFNHGMSTYVFIFYRQAAATALLLPLAIVLERRNAPPMSFRLFLKLFFYALLGNTLSMNLYNISLKYTSATVASATSNSVPVVTFFLAVLLRLEVVRLRSPSGMAKAAGVALCLAGVLTIALYTGPSMSPVNHHRAFAEHHPQAHADGGGGKGTWIKGTFLMLLSNTTWSLWIVLQASLLKEYPNKLLSTLVQCALSTAQSFLLAVAVERDPAAWKLQLDVGLLAVAYSGLVVTGVSFYLQAWCIEKRGPVFLAMSNPLGLLLTIFCSSFFLGEIVRLGSLLGSGLLVGGLYSVLWGKSKDHLQQKQSQEQAPKTLATTSNDDDEEKQQPPAAVQKQNTAGAGDEKQLKDLFAMEASPLHHQSR